From Candidatus Neomarinimicrobiota bacterium, the proteins below share one genomic window:
- a CDS encoding BF3164 family lipoprotein yields the protein MRFVSLFIIISLLMSCSKDKRNAQYFENYHQFSSFPEERYAEIQPLMHEGFNLPPFYFTLIFNNYLIFENSSNDKETMIQIYNMNNGTIINKFGRQGQGEGEFLGIKFLNVDSNALGIYDVTLCRITYYTIDKLLSGFSKPDSMKKVSTDFGIPYFIQKIDSNRYVASGMFHPNRYAILDRNLNIISTHLPVPQKLLDLANNKYTYSFYHAGILYNDSLKRLAVGMTTYDMLQILNTDIEVIKSVHGPDHNFPDWTGKQKLSPEGYSPLTGSTHKIYGVYSGETPSTINDWIKSFGKNIHIFDWEGRPLKRIRTDYRIGNIVISESQKRLYLVYYDEEYFRFGYIELLEDEI from the coding sequence ATGCGATTTGTATCCCTTTTCATCATCATTTCTCTGTTGATGTCCTGTTCCAAAGATAAACGAAATGCACAGTATTTTGAAAACTATCATCAGTTTTCATCATTTCCAGAGGAACGATACGCTGAGATTCAGCCATTAATGCATGAAGGGTTTAATTTACCCCCTTTTTATTTTACATTAATTTTTAACAATTACTTAATATTTGAAAACTCCTCGAATGATAAGGAAACGATGATTCAGATTTATAATATGAATAATGGTACAATCATAAACAAATTTGGCAGACAGGGGCAAGGAGAAGGGGAATTTCTTGGAATTAAATTTTTAAATGTTGATAGTAATGCTTTAGGAATATACGATGTAACCTTATGCCGGATAACGTATTACACGATTGATAAATTGCTATCAGGATTTTCAAAGCCGGATTCCATGAAAAAAGTATCCACGGATTTTGGGATTCCTTACTTTATTCAGAAAATTGATTCCAACCGCTATGTGGCCAGTGGGATGTTTCATCCTAACCGGTATGCTATTCTGGACCGGAACCTGAACATCATCAGCACTCATCTGCCTGTTCCACAAAAACTGCTGGACCTGGCAAATAATAAATACACATACAGTTTTTATCATGCCGGCATTCTTTATAATGACAGTTTGAAACGATTGGCTGTCGGGATGACAACGTATGATATGCTGCAAATCCTGAATACGGATATTGAAGTCATAAAATCAGTCCACGGACCGGATCACAACTTTCCGGACTGGACGGGAAAGCAAAAATTATCACCTGAAGGTTATTCACCTTTAACCGGAAGTACACATAAGATTTACGGCGTTTACTCCGGGGAAACGCCTTCAACAATCAATGACTGGATCAAATCTTTCGGGAAAAACATTCATATCTTTGATTGGGAAGGGCGTCCCTTGAAACGAATCCGAACCGATTACAGGATCGGTAATATTGTCATATCCGAATCACAAAAAAGGCTCTATCTTGTGTATTACGATGAGGAGTATTTCCGGTTTGGGTATATTGAATTGCTGGAGGATGAGATATGA